The genome window CTGCGGGGCCTTCGACGGTGGCGGCCGCCTCGCTCACACGGGTCGCGTCGGAAAAGTCCCAGAACCGGCCCTTGCCGATGTATGTCATGAGGCCTAAATTGCCCGTAAGCCCCTTTTCCTTTTCCAACAGGTCTAATTGGGGGCTTTCGACGACGAGTGTGCCATCGGCTTTCATGAGTTTGCCGGAGACTTTGCCGTCCTTGACCGTGCCTTCGAGGATGTACTCGGTATCGTAATGCCATTGTTCCTGGGGTCCGCACCACAACTGGCCGTCCGGAATGCGGTACAGCATCAGCGAACCAGCGCCATGGTTGCCCCCGAGCCAGATACTGAAACCAGTTTGAATTTGCGGATCGGTCCGGAGAATGAGGCCGCCGCCCCCCGCGCCTTTCTCGAGCAGGATACGGCACCGCCATGTGCCTTCGCTGCCGCCCAGGTTGGCGTTGACAACTGACGAACGGAACACGTCCGCCCCTTGACGGAGGATTTTCTTCTCGGGGGTCATCCACTTCCACTCGCCAGGGCCGATGATGGTCCACTCGGTGTCATCGCTGGTGACCAGACGGAGTTTGCTGGGCGAGTCGGCGACGATGGGCGACAGCGGCGATACCGCTGGTTCCCAACGGTAGAACCGCGCGATCCCGTGAGCATAGAGACCGCACGCCCGCATGGTGTCCGGAGCGCAGCCCGGCGCATCAATCCAGTCGCTTTGCGCTTCCAGTGTCGCTCCGTCCCAACGGAACACTTCCACGCGCACGCGCCCCGATTCGGCAACGCCCTCCAGCACGTACGGCGTATAGTAGGTCCAGGGCGCGTATTTGTCTTCCCAGAGAAGCGTGCCTGAGGCGTCGTGAAGCTGTACGCCCCCGAGGCCAGGATTGCCTCCGAGCGTTAGACGGTATCCGCTGGCGAGGTCCGGCGTTGCAGCGAACCAAATCCCCGCGGAATCGACTGTCGGGGCCGGCTCGACGAAGCAGCGCCAGACGATTGCGGCGGTTCCCGGGATAGTCTGCACGGCCGATGCGGCGACCCCGGGACTTCCCTGCCACATCACCGCGGGGGTGCCGGGCAAGACCTGCCACGCGCCCTCCCCCGCTGTTTGCCACGCGTCCGCCGGTGTGTCCGCGCCCGCCAAGGCCGCGGAAGCAATCCAAGTCAACGCAGTTGCCGCGAAATGCATCGGAATTCCTCCTGCATCGTTGTTACGCAAGGTCGAAACTGGGGATTTCGAGTTGTTCGCCGTCTTTGAACGACGATTGTTGGGCGACAATTCCGGGAACGGTCAGCGCCAGCGCCTCGTAAAGGTCGACTTCGGGCTCGCGGTCCTCGACGAGGGCCATAACGAACTCGTTGGTGAGGAACGGGTGCGAGCTGCCATGGCCGCTGTCGTAGCGCATCTTCTCGGGCAGCATGTGCCAGTAATCGGGCAAGGTGTTTATCGACCGGTCAGGCAACTGGAGCACGAAGGGCTGGCCGCCGGAGCCCGGCATATACATCGCGGCGTTGGTGCCAAGCCATTGTGCGCGTTCGCCGTGGGCGTGAATGTCCCAACAGACGTTGCACCGGAAAGGATGGCCCTCATCCGTCAAGAACATGGCCATGGCGTTGACATAGGGGTTGTTGTAGGCATTGTCCTGAAACCCGGGGTCGTCCGGCTTCTTTGTCCCGATACACGAGACCTTGACCAGGCGCTCGTGGGTGACGCTGACGAGGAAGGAGGTGCTGTGAGTAGGGTAGGACATGGGCGGGAGCCCCCAGCGCCAGGTCCGCTTGCCGTCGCGCATCGAGAGGTCGTTGTTCGCCCACCCTATGCCCGGGTGATAGTACTCGGCTTCGCAATAGACCAGTTCGCCGAAGAGGCCGTCCTGGTGCAGTCGCCGCGCGGTGATGGTTTCCCAGCGGTAATGGCTGGTTTCCGCCATCATGTACTTGAGTCCGGTTCGCTCCTTCACCTCCTTCATGCGGGCGGCTTCCTCGAGGGTGCAGCAGGCCGGAACCGCGCTAATCACGTGTTTGCCGTGTTCCATGCAGTCGATGACGTGCCGTGCGTGGTTGGGGGCCTCGGTGAAGACCGCCACGGCGTCGATGGCCGGATCGAGAATGAGTTCTTCTAGCGATTCGTAGGCCTTCTCGCAGGCGTACTTGCTCTGCAGGCGTTCACGGCGCTCCGGGATGAGATCGCTGACGGCCTCGACGATGCAATTCGGGTGTTCATGCCAGTGAAAGGAGACGCCGAACCCCCCTCCCACGACCCCGATTCGGATCTTCTTCTCGGAGGTCTGCTGCCAGGCCGGTCCCGACGCGAGGACGTCAGAAGACGCGCCTGCCAGGACGATGCCGGAGGCCCCGGCCGCAGTCGTCCGCATGAACCCGCGCCGTGAAAGTCTTGAGGTTTCTGGTGATTCGTGCTTCTTCATTCGGATTTCTCCTGATGGTTCGTGTTTTCACGCGGGGGCGAGTCCAGGCGGGTCAAAGCTCGGGATGGCCAACTGTTCGCCGTCTTTGAAACAGGATTCGTGAGCCACAATTCCCGGGACCGTGAACGCGAGCGCTTCGTAGAGGTTGACGAAGGGTTCGCGGTCCTCGACCAATGCCATAACGAACTCGTTGGTAATGAACGGATGCGAGCTTCCGTGGCCCGTGTCGTACCGCATGGCCTCGGGCACCATGTGCCAGTAGTCCGGCAGGCCGTTATAGGCGCGGTCGGGCAATTGGAGCACGAACGGCTGTCCGCCTGACCCCGGCATATACATGGCGCCCTTGGTGCCGAACCACTGGGCGCGCTCGCCATGGGCCTTAATGTCCCAGGCCACGTTGCAGCGGAAAGGATGGCCTTGGCCGGTAAGAAACATGGCCATGCCGTTCGTGAAGGGGTTGTTGTAGGCGTTGTCGCGGAGGGCGGCGTCTTTCTCGGTGTCGCCCCAGCCGATGCACGATACTTTCACCAGCCGCTCGCCCGTGACGCCCACCAGAAAAGCGGTGCTGTGGGTCGGATAGAGCATCGGCGGATACGCGTAGCGCCACGTACGCTGACCGTTGTAGAACCAGAGGGCATCGCGGCTGGCCTTGTCCATCGGGTGGTAATACTCGCCCTCGGTGTACACGAGTTCGCCGATGAGGCCGTCCTTGACCAGCCTCCGGGCGGTAATGGTCTCCCACCGGTAGCTGCTGGTCTCGGCCATCATATACTTGAGGCCGGTACGCTCCTTGACTTCTTTCATACGCGCGGCGTCTTCCAGCCTACAGCAGGTGGGCACCGCGCTGATCACATGTTTGCCGTGTTCCATGCAGTCGATCACGTGCCGGGCATGGTTCGGCGCTTCCGTGAAGACCGCGACAGCGTCGATCGCCGGGTCCAGGATGAGTTTCTCGAGCGACTCATAGGCTTTCTGGCACTTGTACTTGCCCTGGAGCTGCGACAGGCGGTCCGGTCTGAGGTCGCTGACGGCTTCCACGATGCAATTGGGGTGTTCGTGCCAGTGAAACGACTGGCCAAACCCGCCCCCGACGACGCCGATGCGTATCTTCTTGTCCGAGCGTTGTTCCCAGGCCGGGGGAGCCGCGAAAGGCTCCTCAAGCGCTTCCACGGCCGCCGACATGGCCAGCGAAGCCGTAGCGCCAGCGAGAAACCCGCGCCGGGAAATGAAAAAGGGGCGGGATGGGCGGTTTGTGTCGATGTGATCGTGCATCAGAGAACCCCCTGGGCGCGCGAAGCGCGTTCTGCGTTCATGCTCAAAGCGAAGATTAAACCACAGAACCGAACAGCGTGCAAGAAGGCCTTGTAGGGAATCACCGCAGAATTGCAGGGACTGGGGAGGGCGAAGACTTGGCATCTTCCCGAGTCCCTCATGTTTGAATCTTCTTGTTGAGTGGCGTTGATCCCGAGTGCGTGTATGGTGCTTTCAACGTCCCAATTGCGGCGGAAGACGCAATTCGATAGAGAGTCATTGCGCAAGATCGCGGGTTCCGCGAGAGGCGTGAGCGGTAGTCGTTCAGAAATACGTTTGCATGAACTTGTGGGAGAGGACGGCAACGGCAGGCATCGCGGGGAAGGCGTCTTTGTAGCGCACGAACTCGACATGGCCGTCGGTGTAGATGACCTCGGCGCCCATTCCGCCGTTGCTCGACTCTGACATGTCCGAACTGAAGAAGCTCCATGCGAGCACAACAGTCTCTTTCTCGGATAAAAGGTCGATAGGACGGAGCTCAAAGTTATTTCCTTCGGGGTCCGTGGCAATCAGGTTGCCGTCGCCGTCGTATACCAGCGGGTCCGTAGCGGTGGGTTCAAGCAAGGTGTTGTAGTATGCGCGGAACTCGGCTTCACTCTCGACGACATACCGCAGCTCGGTCACGATCATGTCGTCTCTGCTCACCTTGATTTCATGGCGGAAGGCTTCG of Candidatus Hydrogenedentota bacterium contains these proteins:
- a CDS encoding type II secretion system protein, translating into MRRSKGFSLLELMICVAIIGILMALYLPVLSKAKQKAMQTAEKEGLRQYHIGKVADGANAGTTLTSTPDRDECIEAFRHEIKVSRDDMIVTELRYVVESEAEFRAYYNTLLEPTATDPLVYDGDGNLIATDPEGNNFELRPIDLLSEKETVVLAWSFFSSDMSESSNGGMGAEVIYTDGHVEFVRYKDAFPAMPAVAVLSHKFMQTYF
- a CDS encoding Gfo/Idh/MocA family oxidoreductase, with the translated sequence MHDHIDTNRPSRPFFISRRGFLAGATASLAMSAAVEALEEPFAAPPAWEQRSDKKIRIGVVGGGFGQSFHWHEHPNCIVEAVSDLRPDRLSQLQGKYKCQKAYESLEKLILDPAIDAVAVFTEAPNHARHVIDCMEHGKHVISAVPTCCRLEDAARMKEVKERTGLKYMMAETSSYRWETITARRLVKDGLIGELVYTEGEYYHPMDKASRDALWFYNGQRTWRYAYPPMLYPTHSTAFLVGVTGERLVKVSCIGWGDTEKDAALRDNAYNNPFTNGMAMFLTGQGHPFRCNVAWDIKAHGERAQWFGTKGAMYMPGSGGQPFVLQLPDRAYNGLPDYWHMVPEAMRYDTGHGSSHPFITNEFVMALVEDREPFVNLYEALAFTVPGIVAHESCFKDGEQLAIPSFDPPGLAPA
- a CDS encoding Gfo/Idh/MocA family oxidoreductase; protein product: MKKHESPETSRLSRRGFMRTTAAGASGIVLAGASSDVLASGPAWQQTSEKKIRIGVVGGGFGVSFHWHEHPNCIVEAVSDLIPERRERLQSKYACEKAYESLEELILDPAIDAVAVFTEAPNHARHVIDCMEHGKHVISAVPACCTLEEAARMKEVKERTGLKYMMAETSHYRWETITARRLHQDGLFGELVYCEAEYYHPGIGWANNDLSMRDGKRTWRWGLPPMSYPTHSTSFLVSVTHERLVKVSCIGTKKPDDPGFQDNAYNNPYVNAMAMFLTDEGHPFRCNVCWDIHAHGERAQWLGTNAAMYMPGSGGQPFVLQLPDRSINTLPDYWHMLPEKMRYDSGHGSSHPFLTNEFVMALVEDREPEVDLYEALALTVPGIVAQQSSFKDGEQLEIPSFDLA